The following coding sequences are from one Salvelinus namaycush isolate Seneca unplaced genomic scaffold, SaNama_1.0 Scaffold801, whole genome shotgun sequence window:
- the LOC120042914 gene encoding scavenger receptor cysteine-rich type 1 protein M130-like, whose amino-acid sequence MGAVPALGQWNVFYRGEWSVLCTGWWSMKDVMVVCRELRCGDAVAESEGPLVEEGRRGVAIKSCRGHESTITECGFREGGPGYCDGRNYHYVICSDLQAQSVSPPAELSVRLVNGTTSCSGTVEVFYRGEWLGLCSRWWGMKETKIVCRELNCGNFVAVSRGSLLVRLVDGAGLCSGRVEVKSNQSWASVCEADFDRQDAEVVCGELGCRAPAALQGGLYGGGEGQTWDKEFQCKGNESLLLDCDTSDRENNTCLPGNAVGLTCSEPDDVRLVGGGSRCAGGVERYDQGEWRIVGAEDWNQENVAAVVCRQLGCDSTVSVPPGNTTREFGVHCYGSESSLRECSRMFYPHPGLTVICSDDSHQGNYSCVYDNYVFSHYFSSESELLSLTITASPLPAFIIRHVAVLLILLTAITTSYLYYKPTRRQKRVNRVSSMDLYVNAMEMVSLSSRAEAGPGEERAAQGSE is encoded by the exons atGGGCGCAGTTCCTGCTCTGGGACAGTGGAATGTCTtctacagaggagagtggtcagTTCTATGTACTGGGTGGTGGAGCATGAAAGATGTTATggttgtgtgtagagagctgCGCTGTGGGGATGCTGTAGCTGAATCTGAAGGACCTCTGGTTGAAGAGGGAAGACGAGGAGTCGCCATAAAGAGTTGCAGGGGACATGAGTCTACTATTACAGAGTGTGGCTTCAGAGAAGGAGGACCTGGTTACTGTGATGGTAGAAAttatcattatgtgatctgttcag atctccaggctcaaagcgtcagtccaccag ctgaactctcagtcagactggtgaatgggaccacttcctgttctgggacagtggaagtcttctacAGAGGAGAGTGGTTGGGTCTATGTTCTAGGTGGTGGGGCATGAAAGAGACCAAGATTGTGTGTAGAGAGCTGAACTGTGGGAATTTTGTAGCTGTATCTAGAGGATCTCTATTG gtgcggcttgtggatggagctggtctctgctctgggagagtggaggtgaagtccaatcagtcctgggcctcagtgtgtgaagctgactttgaccggcaggatgcagaggtagtctgtggggagcttggctgtagggctcctgcagctctacagggggggctctatggaggaggtgagggtcagacctgggataaagagttccagtgtaaaggcaatgagtcccttctcctggactgtgacacctcagacagagaaaacaacacctgcctacctggtaatgctgttggactcacctgctcag agcctgatgatgtgaggctggtgggaggaggcagtcgctgtgctggtggagtggagcggtacgaccagggagagtggaggattgTGGGAGCTGAGGACTGGAACCAGGAGaatgtagctgcagtagtgtgtagacagctgggttgtgactccactgtttcagtaccacctggaaacaccactagagAGTTTGGAGTTCACTGTTAtgggtctgagtcttcactgagggagtgttCCAGAATGTTTTATCCCcatcctggactcacagtgatctgctcag atgactcccaccaagggaactacagctgtgtttatgacaattatgttttctctcattacttctcctctgagagcgagctcctctccctcaccatcacag cctctcctctgccagccttcatcatcagacacgttgCAGTGCTGCTGAtcctactgacagccatcaccacctcctacctgtactacaag cccaccaggaggcagaagagagtgaacagggtgagcagcatggatctttatgtcaatgccatggagatggtctctctgagctccagagctgaagctggaccgggagaggagagagcagcccaggggtCGGAGTAG